A stretch of the Litorilinea aerophila genome encodes the following:
- a CDS encoding twin-arginine translocation signal domain-containing protein yields MPTHSTHPPLSRRTFLRWSLTGTGGLLLVACAPPTVAPATSEEHPTQEATAEAHGEATAEATHEATATADAGHDDVQVLVRDVVEYHLEPQGWEGPYGSVTFRLHEGRYQGEPVYYIRTDASDPNFAQEVGLVYVPLLNAAQGIEQLNKYYRLGGDRLPVLSMIPGDEQYSSLFQVFDVTVEDESLVLESEEALLGAVEAGQARLEPRLLFVNYPLIRWPGGGLTVDPELKEVLPGGQLIDEPDLEHMTVTMKLHQCFPGSRYILTDTSSAPMAPMMNVPASVPMQQLKEKGGTDEIWVFGNGIQGPGVMGFQPAIFDNKAGQPAWSPFWDHYTVLWKDESKARVLRSSAEVRELIAAGDLEEFNGVPDTHPEGFVVNCPAPILAPNTFEG; encoded by the coding sequence ATGCCGACCCACTCCACTCATCCACCCCTCTCTCGACGGACTTTCCTGCGTTGGAGCCTGACCGGCACCGGCGGGCTGCTGCTGGTGGCCTGTGCCCCCCCAACGGTGGCCCCAGCCACCTCTGAGGAACACCCGACCCAAGAAGCCACCGCGGAAGCCCACGGCGAGGCGACCGCGGAGGCAACCCACGAGGCCACGGCCACGGCGGACGCCGGCCACGATGACGTCCAGGTCTTGGTGCGAGATGTGGTGGAATATCACCTGGAGCCCCAAGGCTGGGAGGGACCCTACGGCTCCGTGACTTTCCGGCTACACGAAGGTCGCTACCAGGGCGAACCGGTCTACTACATCCGCACCGATGCTTCAGACCCAAATTTCGCGCAAGAAGTGGGGCTGGTCTATGTGCCTCTGCTCAACGCGGCCCAGGGGATCGAACAGCTCAACAAGTACTACCGGCTGGGGGGCGATCGTCTGCCGGTCCTCTCCATGATTCCTGGGGATGAACAGTACAGTTCTCTGTTTCAGGTCTTCGACGTGACCGTGGAGGATGAGAGTCTCGTCCTGGAATCGGAGGAGGCGCTCCTGGGCGCGGTAGAGGCCGGCCAGGCGCGCCTGGAACCACGCCTACTATTCGTCAACTATCCCCTGATCCGGTGGCCTGGAGGCGGCCTTACCGTCGATCCGGAGCTCAAGGAGGTGCTACCCGGCGGCCAGCTGATCGACGAGCCGGACCTGGAGCACATGACCGTGACCATGAAGCTGCATCAATGTTTCCCGGGCAGCCGCTACATCTTAACCGACACGTCATCTGCGCCCATGGCCCCTATGATGAATGTGCCGGCCTCGGTGCCCATGCAGCAGCTGAAGGAAAAAGGGGGCACCGACGAAATCTGGGTCTTTGGCAACGGCATCCAGGGACCAGGGGTGATGGGCTTCCAGCCGGCCATCTTCGACAACAAGGCCGGCCAGCCCGCCTGGAGCCCCTTCTGGGATCACTACACGGTGTTGTGGAAGGACGAGAGCAAGGCCCGGGTTCTGCGCTCGTCTGCAGAAGTGCGGGAATTGATCGCTGCG
- a CDS encoding ABC transporter permease — MTVVTLSGRGPSWGRALLRNSWVLGVWLLLAVLLFWYSTLIPRFGQFQVVSISKNSLPLVYLGVGQAIIVIAGGIDLSLGALLLLGNVLAARFMEGQPMGVVLAVGLAIVVGLAVLNGFTGYIISVSRVPDIVVTLATSYIWSGLALWILPSPGGGTAPGFRFLFTGSPSGIGGVFYMPLLMMAIPVLGVFLLSRRTRLGLSLYAAGSDANAARLAGLDVRRAKIASYAIGGALAALAGLATVAITGTGDPRFSVGANATLNSVAAVVLGGIALTGGVGNVLGVVAAATILIMLNPILSAVGIDPNSAQVIQGVLIAGVMMVGGLVTILRERAT, encoded by the coding sequence ATGACGGTTGTCACCTTGTCGGGCCGTGGCCCTTCCTGGGGGCGGGCCCTGCTGCGCAACAGTTGGGTATTGGGCGTCTGGCTGTTGCTGGCTGTGCTGCTCTTTTGGTACTCCACCCTTATCCCCCGCTTTGGCCAGTTCCAGGTGGTTTCCATCAGCAAAAATAGCCTGCCCCTGGTCTACCTGGGTGTGGGCCAGGCCATCATCGTCATCGCAGGTGGCATCGACCTGTCCCTGGGGGCTCTGTTGTTGTTGGGCAATGTGCTGGCTGCTCGCTTCATGGAAGGTCAGCCCATGGGCGTGGTCCTGGCTGTCGGGCTGGCGATTGTGGTGGGGCTGGCCGTTCTCAATGGTTTCACGGGCTACATCATCAGCGTCTCTCGGGTGCCGGACATTGTGGTGACCCTGGCCACCAGCTACATCTGGTCGGGCCTGGCCCTGTGGATCCTGCCTTCGCCCGGCGGGGGGACGGCCCCCGGCTTTCGCTTTCTCTTCACCGGCTCGCCCTCGGGCATCGGCGGTGTCTTCTACATGCCCTTGCTCATGATGGCGATTCCGGTGCTGGGGGTCTTCCTGTTGTCCCGGCGCACGCGGTTGGGGCTGAGCTTGTATGCGGCCGGCAGCGATGCCAACGCGGCCCGGCTGGCCGGCCTGGACGTGCGGCGGGCCAAGATCGCCTCCTATGCCATTGGCGGCGCCCTGGCTGCCCTGGCCGGCCTGGCCACGGTAGCCATCACCGGGACCGGCGACCCCCGTTTCAGCGTGGGGGCCAACGCCACCTTGAACAGCGTGGCCGCGGTCGTCCTGGGGGGCATTGCCCTCACCGGCGGTGTGGGCAATGTATTGGGGGTGGTGGCGGCTGCGACCATCCTCATCATGCTCAACCCCATCCTGAGCGCGGTGGGCATTGATCCCAACAGCGCCCAGGTGATCCAGGGGGTGTTGATTGCCGGCGTGATGATGGTGGGTGGACTGGTAACCATTCTGCGGGAAAGGGCAACATGA
- a CDS encoding SDR family oxidoreductase codes for MSTTSFLSQFSLAGKTAVVTGGTGVLGGAMARGLAAAGARVAILGRREDKATEVADAIRREGGEAMPLPADVLDRERLTQARDNLLARWETVDILVNAAGGNVPDATVVGDLTFFDLTPEAFRRVVDLNLLGTLLPSQIFGQVMAEKGQGSIVNISSMAAQRPLTRVIGYAAAKAAIDNFTRWLAVELATKYGEGLRVNAIAPGFFIGEQNRALLLNPDNSLTPRGQTIIDHTPMRRFGEPEELVGTLVWLCSDASRFVTGIVVPVDGGFSAFGGV; via the coding sequence ATGAGCACCACATCCTTTTTGAGCCAGTTCTCCCTGGCCGGCAAGACCGCCGTGGTGACCGGCGGCACCGGCGTCCTGGGGGGCGCCATGGCCCGGGGACTGGCCGCCGCCGGCGCCCGGGTGGCCATCCTGGGCCGCCGGGAAGACAAAGCCACCGAAGTCGCCGATGCCATCCGGCGGGAGGGCGGGGAGGCCATGCCCCTGCCCGCGGATGTGCTGGACCGGGAGCGGTTGACCCAGGCCCGGGATAATCTCCTGGCCCGCTGGGAGACGGTAGACATCCTGGTCAACGCCGCGGGCGGTAACGTTCCCGATGCCACCGTGGTGGGCGATTTGACCTTCTTCGACCTGACGCCCGAGGCCTTCCGACGGGTGGTGGACCTGAACCTGTTGGGTACCCTGCTGCCCAGCCAGATTTTTGGTCAGGTCATGGCGGAGAAGGGCCAGGGCAGCATCGTCAACATCTCGTCCATGGCCGCCCAGCGACCCCTGACCCGGGTCATCGGCTACGCGGCGGCCAAGGCAGCCATCGACAACTTCACCCGCTGGTTGGCGGTGGAGCTGGCCACCAAATACGGCGAGGGTCTACGGGTCAACGCCATCGCGCCGGGCTTCTTCATCGGCGAGCAGAACCGGGCCCTTCTTCTCAACCCGGACAACAGCCTGACGCCCCGGGGGCAGACCATCATCGACCACACGCCCATGCGGCGCTTCGGCGAGCCCGAGGAGCTGGTGGGCACCCTGGTCTGGCTTTGCAGCGACGCCTCCCGCTTCGTGACCGGGATCGTGGTGCCGGTGGACGGCGGCTTCTCGGCCTTCGGGGGGGTGTAA
- a CDS encoding zinc-binding alcohol dehydrogenase family protein — protein MQTLILQEPGHFRLTETEPPPQPGPGEALVRVHRVGICGTDLHAFRGRQPFFSYPRILGHELGVEVVALGPATETASPGNLAVGDRCAVEPYLNCGRCGACRRGKTNCCERLQVLGVHVDGGMRELLVVPVHKLHKSETLPLSHLALVEMLCIGGHAVRRAQVEPGEQVLVIGAGPIGLSTIQFAQIAGAEVSVLELNPGRLAFCQEQLGVAHGLDGSVDPVDALRERLDGELPTVVFDATGNVHSMQQAFQLVANGGKLVFVGLVQADITFHDPEFHRREMTLLSSRNATGEDFQFAIRMLEEGRINVAPWITHHTTPQELPAVFPTWLAPEAGVVKAMLDF, from the coding sequence ATGCAGACCCTGATCCTCCAGGAACCTGGCCACTTCCGCCTGACCGAAACGGAACCGCCGCCCCAGCCCGGCCCCGGGGAGGCCCTGGTCCGGGTGCATCGGGTGGGCATCTGCGGCACCGACCTGCACGCCTTCCGGGGCCGGCAGCCTTTCTTCAGCTATCCCCGCATCCTGGGCCATGAGCTGGGCGTAGAGGTGGTCGCCCTGGGCCCTGCCACCGAGACGGCCTCGCCCGGCAACCTGGCCGTGGGCGACCGCTGCGCGGTGGAACCCTACCTGAACTGCGGCCGCTGTGGCGCCTGCCGCCGGGGCAAGACCAACTGTTGCGAGCGCCTCCAGGTGCTGGGCGTCCACGTGGATGGCGGCATGCGAGAGTTGCTGGTGGTGCCCGTCCACAAGCTCCACAAGTCGGAAACATTGCCCCTGTCGCATCTGGCGCTGGTGGAGATGCTCTGCATTGGCGGCCATGCGGTGCGGCGGGCCCAGGTGGAGCCCGGGGAGCAGGTGCTGGTCATCGGCGCCGGCCCCATCGGCCTCTCTACCATTCAGTTTGCCCAGATCGCCGGTGCCGAGGTGAGCGTGCTGGAGCTGAACCCTGGCCGCCTGGCCTTCTGCCAGGAGCAGCTTGGGGTGGCCCACGGCCTCGACGGCAGCGTGGATCCCGTGGATGCGCTGCGGGAACGGCTGGATGGCGAGCTGCCCACCGTGGTCTTCGACGCCACCGGCAACGTCCACTCCATGCAGCAGGCCTTCCAGCTGGTGGCCAACGGCGGCAAGCTGGTCTTTGTGGGCCTGGTCCAGGCGGACATCACCTTTCACGATCCAGAATTCCATCGCCGGGAGATGACCCTGCTCAGCAGCCGGAACGCCACCGGCGAGGATTTCCAGTTCGCCATCCGCATGTTGGAGGAGGGCCGCATCAACGTGGCCCCCTGGATTACTCACCACACCACCCCGCAGGAGCTACCGGCCGTCTTCCCCACCTGGCTGGCGCCGGAGGCGGGGGTGGTCAAAGCCATGCTAGATTTCTAG
- a CDS encoding TCP-1/cpn60 chaperonin family protein, with protein MGINALADLLAPTLGPVGGVVANQRDHQRRPELLDDSATTVRRILNLGDPRADVGAMLMRSLVWRVVQRAGDGGATAAILARAMYTEAIRLISAGANPMRLARGVNLAVDAATQALKQQARPVTHENELAAVALTVIREPALAAVLGEMSYLLGPDAHVTIEKYVASYLQQFYHPGANYRAQIASMYLYTDPIHKRAIIPGGLIALVDGKLENVDQIAALLNAAVKAGSRALTIVAGHFSEDVIGVMTANCQAQEKDEKKRRNKLALVGAKFKDVGEARRAAYDDLALLTGATVLGRGWTKPVEQVQPEDLGKVQRVEVDADAIHVVPEWQTSAQAQAKVAELRRQLAAMPLDDEDRPVLVKRLSALSGGMGVLKIGAESKLDREVRAENAERTLKVLSKAQLSGVVPGGGAAYLHCIPALDELQAEDDMAFGVQLVQRALVAPLRQILENAHVSAPGVVIDQVRQAGPTATYDVFNSQVVDAFEAGILDVTDVLITVLQTAASGAMMATTTDTIVYHRKPQEALSP; from the coding sequence ATGGGCATCAATGCACTGGCGGATCTGTTGGCGCCGACGTTGGGGCCGGTGGGTGGCGTAGTGGCCAATCAGCGGGACCACCAGCGGCGCCCAGAGCTGCTGGACGATTCGGCCACCACGGTGCGCCGGATCCTGAACCTGGGCGATCCCCGGGCCGATGTGGGCGCCATGCTCATGCGCAGCCTGGTCTGGCGGGTGGTCCAGCGGGCGGGGGACGGCGGCGCCACGGCCGCTATCCTGGCCCGGGCCATGTACACCGAGGCCATTCGCCTCATCTCCGCGGGCGCCAACCCCATGCGCCTGGCCCGGGGCGTCAACCTGGCGGTGGACGCAGCCACCCAGGCCCTGAAGCAGCAGGCCCGCCCGGTGACCCACGAAAACGAGCTGGCCGCCGTGGCCCTCACCGTCATCCGGGAGCCCGCCCTGGCCGCCGTCCTGGGCGAGATGAGCTACCTCCTGGGGCCGGATGCCCACGTCACCATCGAAAAATACGTGGCCTCCTACCTCCAGCAGTTCTACCACCCCGGCGCCAACTACCGGGCCCAGATCGCCAGCATGTACCTCTACACCGATCCCATCCACAAGCGGGCCATCATCCCCGGCGGGCTCATCGCCCTGGTGGATGGCAAGCTGGAGAATGTGGACCAGATCGCAGCCCTCCTCAATGCCGCGGTCAAAGCCGGCAGCCGGGCCCTCACCATTGTGGCCGGCCACTTCAGCGAAGATGTCATCGGCGTGATGACGGCCAACTGTCAGGCTCAGGAAAAGGACGAGAAAAAGAGGCGCAACAAGCTGGCCCTGGTGGGCGCCAAGTTCAAGGATGTGGGCGAGGCCCGGCGGGCCGCCTACGATGACCTGGCCCTCCTCACCGGCGCCACCGTCCTGGGCCGGGGCTGGACCAAGCCCGTGGAGCAGGTCCAGCCTGAGGACCTGGGCAAGGTCCAGCGGGTGGAAGTGGACGCCGACGCCATCCACGTGGTGCCTGAATGGCAGACCTCTGCCCAGGCCCAGGCCAAGGTGGCGGAGCTACGGCGCCAGCTGGCTGCCATGCCCCTGGACGACGAGGATCGCCCGGTCCTGGTCAAGCGCCTCTCCGCCCTGAGCGGTGGCATGGGCGTCTTGAAGATCGGCGCCGAAAGCAAGCTGGACCGGGAAGTGCGGGCAGAAAACGCCGAGCGCACCCTGAAGGTGCTCTCCAAAGCCCAGCTCAGCGGTGTGGTCCCCGGAGGCGGCGCGGCCTACCTCCACTGCATTCCCGCCCTGGATGAGCTCCAGGCGGAGGACGACATGGCCTTTGGCGTGCAACTGGTGCAGCGGGCCCTGGTCGCACCTCTGCGCCAGATCCTGGAAAATGCCCACGTCTCGGCCCCCGGCGTGGTCATCGACCAGGTGCGGCAGGCCGGCCCCACCGCCACCTATGACGTCTTCAACAGCCAGGTGGTGGACGCCTTCGAGGCCGGCATCCTGGATGTGACCGACGTGCTCATCACCGTGCTGCAGACCGCAGCCAGCGGCGCCATGATGGCGACCACCACCGATACCATCGTCTACCACCGCAAGCCTCAGGAAGCGTTGAGTCCATAA
- a CDS encoding OsmC family protein: MNADELRSIQAPLKDRYRQSPDAALVTLRAQGRLAEGVSCKIETGKALVTAGLHPATGGSGLHVCSGDMLLEALVACAGVTLNAVATALGIELRDALLQAEGDLDFRGTLGVSKEVPVGFQNIRLKMTLDTDASDEQLATLLRLTERYCVVYQTLLSSPTVTVTRQRVDA, encoded by the coding sequence ATGAATGCGGACGAATTACGTTCCATCCAGGCCCCGCTCAAGGACCGCTACCGCCAATCCCCGGATGCCGCGCTGGTCACGTTGCGGGCCCAGGGTCGACTCGCCGAAGGCGTGAGTTGTAAGATCGAGACCGGTAAAGCGCTTGTGACGGCCGGCTTGCACCCGGCCACCGGGGGGAGTGGGCTCCATGTCTGCTCGGGGGATATGCTGCTCGAGGCCCTGGTTGCCTGCGCAGGCGTCACCCTCAACGCAGTGGCCACGGCCCTCGGCATCGAGCTGCGTGATGCCTTGCTGCAGGCCGAAGGCGATCTCGACTTTCGCGGCACCCTGGGCGTGTCCAAGGAGGTTCCCGTCGGCTTCCAGAATATCCGCCTCAAGATGACGCTGGACACCGATGCATCCGATGAACAGTTGGCCACGTTGCTGCGCCTGACCGAGCGCTACTGCGTTGTCTACCAGACTCTCCTATCGTCGCCCACGGTGACCGTCACGCGACAGCGTGTTGACGCCTGA
- a CDS encoding ABC transporter permease — MNEPTVSARASTPERGRARSGRRWRELAAEHPTWVLTGVLVFLILLTGSIQPNYLSVSGARNTLLQAAPLGILAGAQTLLMLTGGIDLSVTMIATGSAYVAANQSPNGAAVAILLGIAVGLIAGSANGVGVAVFRVNPLIMTLAMSGILLGLFTAWTQTILQGSTTVAPFIKLMGGGSFLGNRIPYSVVVWLLVAVVLIWLLRRTGWGRLLYAVGDNEVAVRLAGVRVWQVRISAYVAAGVLSSIAGILLAGRTGAVDLQLANAFLLPSVAAAVIGGTSIFGGVGRYEGTILGALILSVLNSMLTFLNVGQAIQQMVYGLIVLALAWGYAGLTRQN, encoded by the coding sequence ATGAACGAACCAACCGTATCGGCCCGGGCGAGTACGCCGGAGCGGGGAAGGGCCAGGTCTGGCCGACGATGGCGGGAACTGGCTGCCGAACATCCCACCTGGGTGCTGACCGGCGTTCTGGTTTTCCTCATCTTGTTGACGGGCAGCATTCAGCCCAACTATCTCTCCGTGAGCGGTGCGCGCAATACCCTGTTACAGGCCGCGCCCCTGGGCATCCTGGCCGGCGCCCAGACCTTGCTGATGCTCACTGGCGGCATCGACCTGTCGGTGACCATGATTGCCACTGGCTCTGCCTACGTGGCGGCCAACCAGTCGCCCAATGGCGCGGCTGTGGCCATTCTTCTGGGGATCGCGGTGGGTCTGATCGCGGGCAGCGCCAACGGGGTTGGCGTGGCCGTTTTCCGGGTGAATCCCCTCATCATGACCCTGGCCATGTCGGGGATCCTGTTGGGGCTCTTCACCGCGTGGACCCAGACCATCCTGCAGGGTTCCACCACGGTGGCGCCGTTCATCAAGCTGATGGGGGGTGGCTCCTTTTTGGGCAACCGCATCCCCTACAGCGTGGTGGTCTGGCTACTGGTGGCGGTGGTGCTCATCTGGCTGCTGCGGCGGACGGGCTGGGGGCGGCTGCTGTATGCGGTGGGGGACAACGAAGTGGCGGTGCGGCTGGCGGGCGTGCGGGTGTGGCAGGTGCGCATCAGCGCGTACGTGGCTGCGGGCGTCCTGAGCTCCATCGCGGGGATCCTGCTGGCGGGGCGCACCGGCGCGGTGGATCTGCAGCTGGCCAACGCGTTTCTCCTGCCTTCGGTGGCTGCGGCGGTGATCGGCGGCACCTCCATCTTCGGCGGCGTGGGCCGCTACGAGGGAACCATTCTGGGCGCGCTGATCTTGAGCGTGCTCAACTCCATGCTGACCTTTCTGAACGTGGGGCAGGCCATCCAGCAGATGGTCTACGGGTTGATCGTCCTGGCCCTGGCCTGGGGCTATGCGGGCCTGACCCGGCAGAACTGA
- a CDS encoding sugar ABC transporter ATP-binding protein: protein MSDPNLLLATSGIAKSYGPVVALTSVDFAVRPGEIHALLGANGAGKSTLVKILAGVQPADAGTVYIRGRPVHFRTPREAMAAGVATVFQDPSLIPDLTVRENLRLSDVGEETFRRWLDRFDLGALDLDALVRELPLDILRMADLARALAREPHVLLLDEITAALTAEQAERIFALLADWRAQGRSAVLITHRLAEVMQVCDRATILRDGRNVALLETRQVNEHRLVEAMLGAPAESTAAAAGPASRADRSQVAFEVRGLSAGDAVQDVSFSLHAGEILGLVALEGQGQDRLFEVLAGDRRPSAGEIWVNGRPRRFASPADAVRDGVVLVPGDRLLALLPNQSVHHNLALPLFNRVTRWLGIPADEPRRVAEAIRRLAIDTRAASQVRRLSGGNQQKVVIGRWLVAGFRTLLCFDPTRGIDIQTKREIYALLRELAANGAAILLYTSELAEIPLVCDRVLVLHAGRIVDEQDAATATESSLLTAAHGLSYESFHESRPDGHDVEVLA from the coding sequence ATGAGCGATCCAAATCTCCTGCTGGCCACATCCGGCATCGCCAAATCCTACGGCCCGGTGGTGGCGTTGACGTCCGTGGACTTCGCTGTCCGCCCCGGCGAGATCCACGCCCTGTTGGGCGCCAACGGCGCAGGCAAGAGCACCCTGGTCAAGATCCTGGCCGGCGTCCAACCGGCAGATGCCGGGACGGTCTACATCCGGGGCCGGCCCGTCCATTTCCGCACCCCGCGCGAGGCCATGGCCGCGGGGGTCGCCACCGTCTTTCAAGATCCATCCCTCATCCCCGACCTCACCGTCCGGGAGAACCTCCGCCTCAGCGACGTGGGCGAGGAGACCTTCCGGCGCTGGCTGGACCGGTTCGACCTGGGCGCATTGGATCTGGATGCCCTGGTGCGGGAGCTGCCCCTGGACATCCTGCGCATGGCGGATTTGGCCCGGGCCCTGGCCCGGGAGCCCCACGTGTTGCTGCTGGACGAGATCACCGCGGCCCTGACGGCTGAACAGGCGGAGCGGATCTTCGCCCTGCTGGCCGACTGGCGGGCGCAGGGGCGTTCGGCTGTGCTCATCACCCACCGGCTGGCCGAGGTGATGCAGGTGTGCGATCGGGCCACCATTCTGCGGGATGGCCGCAACGTGGCGCTGCTGGAAACCCGGCAGGTGAACGAGCATCGGCTGGTGGAGGCCATGCTGGGCGCGCCGGCGGAGTCCACTGCGGCCGCGGCGGGGCCTGCCAGCCGGGCCGACCGCAGCCAGGTCGCCTTTGAGGTGCGGGGGCTCAGCGCCGGCGACGCGGTGCAGGATGTCTCCTTCTCGCTGCACGCGGGGGAAATTTTGGGCCTGGTGGCCCTGGAAGGGCAGGGGCAGGATCGGCTCTTCGAAGTGCTGGCCGGCGACCGGCGTCCCTCGGCCGGGGAGATCTGGGTGAATGGCCGGCCTCGCCGCTTTGCGTCTCCTGCGGATGCGGTGCGGGATGGTGTGGTCCTGGTGCCTGGCGACCGGCTACTGGCGCTGCTCCCTAACCAGTCGGTCCACCATAACCTGGCGCTGCCCCTGTTCAACCGGGTGACGCGCTGGCTGGGCATCCCAGCCGATGAGCCCCGGCGTGTGGCGGAGGCCATCCGCCGGCTGGCCATTGATACCCGCGCCGCCTCTCAGGTGCGTCGGCTGTCGGGCGGCAACCAGCAGAAGGTGGTCATCGGGCGCTGGCTGGTGGCCGGTTTTCGCACCCTGCTCTGCTTTGACCCGACCCGGGGGATCGACATCCAGACCAAGCGGGAGATCTATGCGTTGCTGCGGGAGCTGGCTGCCAACGGCGCTGCCATCCTCCTCTACACCAGCGAACTGGCGGAGATCCCCCTGGTTTGCGACCGGGTGCTCGTCCTCCACGCGGGCCGCATTGTGGACGAGCAGGACGCGGCTACGGCGACCGAGTCTTCGTTGCTGACGGCGGCCCACGGCCTTTCCTACGAATCCTTCCACGAATCTCGTCCTGATGGGCATGATGTTGAGGTGTTGGCATGA
- a CDS encoding sialidase family protein: protein MPIILSLSKNQDTLWAAGPEGLFRVTDAGLEAVPQPQEHLYCCCAIHDRILVGGLPHGVAYSLQMGENWQAGWMDNVEAPVVALAPDPQVEQSGVLLAATDGGGILRTTNRGQHWYLRNFGLRSFTVLALAWAPPAPADAWPRWQYVFAATEEGVYHSPNGGRGWKRSECPEAIYQTLAVDPDFHRTGVVLAGTEGQGLFRSTDAGHSFQPVPDTPAQVNALLATPTGWLLSDESQLWHSADGLHWTPMPGSQAALVFLADGERVWAGNDEGITTVGLAVEI from the coding sequence ATGCCTATCATCCTGTCCCTTTCCAAAAATCAAGATACCCTCTGGGCCGCGGGGCCCGAAGGCCTGTTCCGCGTCACCGACGCCGGCCTGGAAGCGGTCCCCCAGCCCCAGGAACACCTCTACTGCTGCTGCGCCATCCACGACCGCATCCTGGTGGGCGGCCTGCCCCACGGCGTGGCCTACAGCCTGCAGATGGGGGAGAACTGGCAGGCCGGCTGGATGGACAACGTGGAGGCGCCCGTGGTGGCCCTGGCGCCCGATCCCCAGGTGGAGCAGAGCGGCGTCCTCCTGGCTGCCACCGACGGCGGAGGCATCCTGCGCACCACCAACCGGGGCCAACACTGGTACCTGCGCAACTTCGGCCTGCGCAGCTTCACCGTCCTGGCCCTGGCCTGGGCGCCGCCGGCCCCGGCCGACGCCTGGCCCCGCTGGCAGTACGTCTTCGCCGCCACCGAAGAGGGCGTCTACCATTCGCCCAACGGCGGCCGGGGCTGGAAGCGCAGCGAGTGCCCGGAGGCCATCTACCAGACCCTGGCCGTGGACCCGGATTTTCACCGGACGGGGGTGGTGCTGGCCGGCACCGAAGGGCAGGGCCTCTTCCGCTCCACCGATGCGGGCCACTCCTTCCAGCCCGTGCCCGACACGCCCGCCCAGGTCAACGCCCTGCTGGCCACGCCCACGGGCTGGCTCCTCAGCGACGAGAGTCAGCTCTGGCACTCTGCCGATGGCCTCCACTGGACGCCCATGCCCGGCAGCCAGGCCGCGCTGGTCTTCCTGGCCGACGGCGAACGAGTCTGGGCGGGCAACGATGAGGGCATTACCACTGTGGGGCTGGCTGTGGAGATCTAA
- a CDS encoding ABC transporter substrate-binding protein, with protein sequence MQRSSRISLFLTLFTVLAVLLAACATVPAAPTGNTQASDTQAAGESTAEAPAREGGFVIGVSNTLVGNGWREQMICAIKAEARASGVVDRVVVVNRNGGPTEQIADLEGLISQGVDAIILNPTDREGLNAVIESAIAQGIVVVAVDQAVTAEGAYIATNDQVAYARLGAEWLFEKLGGSGKVVEMRGIDGVPADTDRHNGFLEALAKYPDIEVVAETFTGWDPSTGAQQALDLITTMEIDGIWTSGIDYPVVEQFQAANVPFVPIVGADNNGFIKQLLELADQGLVGAAVTNPPAIGAVGTSIAIDALMGKNPPRETILTPKVFSTDNPEELEALYAPDEQPGWSTYVDIPPYTHYNGSADVSACKGPGE encoded by the coding sequence ATGCAACGCTCGTCCAGAATTTCCCTTTTCCTGACTCTGTTCACCGTCCTGGCTGTCCTGCTGGCCGCCTGCGCCACAGTCCCGGCGGCGCCCACGGGCAATACCCAGGCGTCCGACACCCAGGCCGCCGGTGAATCCACTGCGGAAGCCCCGGCCCGGGAAGGGGGCTTCGTCATCGGCGTTAGCAACACCCTGGTGGGGAACGGCTGGCGCGAACAGATGATCTGCGCCATCAAGGCCGAGGCCCGGGCCAGCGGTGTGGTGGACCGGGTCGTGGTCGTGAATCGCAACGGCGGCCCCACGGAACAGATCGCAGACCTGGAAGGGCTCATCTCCCAGGGCGTGGATGCCATCATCCTCAATCCCACGGACCGGGAGGGCCTGAACGCGGTGATTGAGTCCGCCATTGCCCAGGGCATCGTGGTGGTGGCCGTGGATCAGGCCGTGACGGCCGAGGGCGCGTACATCGCCACCAATGACCAGGTGGCCTACGCCCGGCTGGGCGCCGAGTGGCTCTTCGAGAAGCTGGGTGGCTCCGGCAAGGTGGTGGAGATGCGGGGCATCGACGGCGTGCCCGCCGATACGGACCGGCATAACGGTTTCCTGGAAGCCCTGGCCAAGTATCCGGACATCGAGGTGGTGGCCGAAACTTTCACCGGCTGGGACCCCTCCACCGGCGCGCAGCAGGCCCTGGACTTGATCACCACCATGGAGATCGACGGCATCTGGACCTCTGGCATCGACTACCCGGTGGTGGAGCAGTTCCAGGCGGCCAACGTGCCCTTCGTGCCCATCGTCGGCGCGGACAACAACGGCTTTATCAAGCAGCTGCTGGAGCTGGCTGACCAGGGCCTGGTGGGCGCCGCGGTGACCAACCCGCCCGCCATCGGCGCGGTGGGGACCTCCATCGCCATCGACGCGTTGATGGGCAAGAACCCCCCCCGAGAGACCATCCTCACCCCCAAGGTCTTCTCCACCGACAACCCCGAAGAGCTGGAAGCCCTCTACGCGCCGGATGAGCAGCCGGGCTGGAGCACTTACGTGGATATTCCTCCCTACACCCACTACAACGGCAGCGCGGATGTCTCCGCCTGCAAGGGGCCGGGCGAGTAG